From Parambassis ranga chromosome 9, fParRan2.1, whole genome shotgun sequence, the proteins below share one genomic window:
- the golga3 gene encoding golgin subfamily A member 3 isoform X1, with product MEVDTKHSAATLMEANVYPEDQVLKPREAEEHETQLKQGLENTYHTKADIHNGPVSSDVMPNGNGLVEGSVAAGDTLINGSLPPTAPPQSSSSPINAQNQEPSPGVAPYQPMMLEKSEGASAEVTIHKGDALQSLRISMPMQETELSNQKPSLEMENEEKIRHEARRRLEEQLKQYRVQRHKERSHRTTTKSRPSSTLDPELMLHPEALPRASTLAMTKEYSFLRTSVPRGPKLGSLGIPPSKERKSKSSRPNKIHSLADYKSPESDGGGGGGGSVMKTADNSMSSLQSTISSVSTLSEVSVMSEGTTCELEAQSVSSLHVGDNVSEFDGSESGARLGNDGNDSDSSSYSNLSTRGTYGLLSAAVERHQGPYTVEGREIAPEAMGQFPSLQEVLQAASDEQQLLELEQEREETAEPRSRRDSFSSSVSLESSVMGHDEMLQVLKEKMRLEGQLESLSSEANQALKEKTELQAQLAATNAQLQAKKEEAQVSQEKQSALTTEVGTLRQNCSQLEKAMVELQGSLENKNASLASISNDLKVAEDQYNRLMGKVEELQNAVTSRDGTVQDLRKQMSGLQSQLQQVQLERSTLQSRLKTSQAEIDSLQQVRQWYQQQLALAQEARVRLQSEMANMQAGQMNQIGVLEHLKLENVTLSHQLTETQHRSIKDKERIAVQLQSIEADMLTQEAAYKQIQDAKTMVEDDLQQKLEEFEEERDRLIKLANTASSLERELEQVKLTLSQKDVQLQSLQKEHLELMRQLTTTQENLQTKEQSINQLEARYLELEAQLAELQTESSAKDDNIQYLQNEKIVLEVALQAARADKSQLDEGAERLGEDVLVASDVLDQLRQEVQVKANQIETLQQENNSLKKQAQKLKDQFQQQKVMVEAYRRDATSKDQLISELKSTKKRLLAEVKDLKQELLGIQGEKQKAELEQARLQKEVVRVQEQMSNMEAHLQAIQKERDQLDTQIQSLQFDQSQLAAVTQENEGLRKQVEQMEAEAKKAISEQKVRMKRLGTDLTSAQKEMKAKHKAYENAVGILSRRLQEALTDKETAEAELVKLKGQVSEGGDSQALQKKIEALQAELQAVTNSKAMLEKELQEVITLTSTELEEYQEKVLELEDELQESRCFKKRIRKLEDANKKLALELEHEKGKLAGLAQSHNALREHANILESALAKREADLVQLNLQVQAVLRRKEEEDQQMKQMVQSLQLALEKEKTKVKDLKDQVAAAKAEAAHNRRHYRAAMLELSEIKKDLQAKEDLVKALQTEALKLQTQDEQHAQEVSMFQEELAEAHSQLQILRKQLDEELSKQPLTNQEVEDLKWEVEQRQREIEAQKQQLEMMEQCHHRELDNLQTALQNIKVELESVQEEMNSTRKDKFMLQAKVGELRNSMKTVLLQNQQLKQDLKQNRLRKRMELKIEGNPSNPVTPVKIPDCPVPASLLDELLKPSTSVNKEPLNNLHNCLRQLKEEMDSLQKQMEEHTVTVHESMSSWTNAEEGLAQLGLEDNISKSAAPLNSMVVENNNEAEQQQSY from the exons ATGGAAGTAGATACAAAACACTCAGCAGCAACTCTAATGGAGGCTAACGTGTATCCAGAAGACCAAGTTCTTAAAcccagagaggcagaggaacaTGAAACCCAACTGAAACAAGGGCTGGAGAACACATACCACACAAAAGCAGATATCCATAATG GTCCTGTCAGTTCAGATGTGATGCCAAATGGAAATGGACTGGTAGAGGGCTCTGTGGCTGCAGGGGACACCCTTATTAATGGGTCCCTGCCTCCGACAGCTCCTCCCCAGAGCAGCAGCTCCCCTATCAACGCGCAGAACCAAGAGCCCTCCCCAGGTGTGGCTCCTTATCAACCCATGATGCTAGAGAAGTCTGAGGGGGCTAGTGCTGAGGTCACGATTCACAAGGGTGATGCTTTGCAGTCGCTCAGAATCAGTATGCCTATGCAGGAGACTGAACTGT CCAACCAGAAGCCGTCACTGGAGATGGAGAATGAGGAGAAGATTCGCCATGAGGCTCGCCGGCGCCTTGAAGAGCAACTTAAACAGTACAGAGTGCAGAGACATAAGGAGAGG TCTCACCGCACCACCACCAAGAGCAGACCATCCAGTACCCTGGATCCAGAACTCATGCTGCATCCTGAGGCACTACCCCGGGCCAGCACTCTGGCTATGACCAAGGAGTATTCCTTCCTAAGGACCAGTGTTCCACGGGGTCCAAAACTAGGTAGCCTTGGAATTCCACCCTCCAAAGAGAGGAAGTCCAAGTCTTCTCGGCCCAACAAGATCCACTCCTTGGCTGATTACAAGTCTCCTGAGAgtgatggaggtggaggtggtggtggcagTGTCATGAAGACAGCAGATAACTCAATGAGCTCCCTCCAGTCTACCATTAGCTCTGTTTCCACACTGTCTGAGGTCAGTGTGATGTCAGAGGGCACCACCTGTGAGCTAGAGGCACAGTCCGTTTCCTCACTGCACGTTGGGGACAATGTGTCGGAATTTGATGGCAGTGAATCGGGAGCAAGACTTGGGAATGATGGAAACGACAGCGACAGCTCTTCTTACAGCAATTTGTCTACCCGGGGGACATATGGCTTGCTCTCTGCAGCAGTGGAGAGGCACCAGGGACCATACACAGTGGAGGGGAGGGAGATTGCTCCTGAGGCCATGGGTCAGTTTCCATCCCTGCAGGAGGTGCTGCAGGCAGCCAGTGATGAGCAGCAAttgctggagctggagcaggagagagaagagacagcAGAGCCCCGCAGCCGCAGGGACAGTTTCTCcagcag tgtttctTTGGAGAGTTCTGTCATGGGCCATGATGAAATGCTCCAAGTGCTGAAGGAGAAGATGAGACTGGAAGGTCAGCTAGAATCACTGTCATCTGAGGCCAACCAG GCCCTCAAGGAGAAGACAGAGCTTCAGGCCCAGTTGGCTGCAACGAACGCTCAGCTGCAGGCTAAAAAGGAGGAGGCTCAGGTCAGCCAGGAGAAGCAAAGCGCCCTTACTACTGAAGTTGGCACTTTGCGGCAAAACTGCAGCCAGCTAGAGAAGGCCATGGTGGAGCTCCAGGGCAGTTTGGAGAACAAGAATGCCAGTCTGGCTTCTATAAGCAATGATCTAAAGGTTGCTGAAGACCAATACAACAGGCTGATGGGCAAAGTGGAGGAGCTGCAAAATGCTGTAACCTCAAGAGACGGTACAG TTCAGGATTTGCGTAAGCAGATGAGTGGTCTTCAGAGCCAGCTTCAGCAGGTCCAGCTGGAGCGTAGCACTCTGCAGAGCAGACTAAAGACCTCCCAGGCTGAGATTGACTCACTCCAGCAGGTCAGACAGTGGTACCAGCAGCAGCTAGCACTGGCCCAGGAGGCTAGAGTACGACTCCAAAGTGAGATGGCCAACATGCAG GCTGGACAGATGAATCAGATTGGTGTCCTGGAACATCTGAAGTTGGAAAATGTGACACTGTCCCATCAGCTTACTGAAACACAACATCGCTCTATCAAGGATAAAGAGCGCATTGCTGTCCAGCTGCAGAGCATTGAG GCTGATATGCTGACCCAAGAAGCTGCTTACAAGCAGATCCAGGATGCCAAGACCATGGTGGAAGATGACCTGCAGCAGAAGCTGGAAGAATTTGAGGAAGAGCGAGATCGCTTAATAAAACTGGCCAACACAGCCAGCTCTCTGGAAAGGGAACTTGAGCAG GTAAAGCTGACCCTTTCCCAGAAGGATGTCCAGCTGCAGTCACTTCAGAAAGAACATCTGGAGTTGATGCGCCAGCTGACAACCACTCAGGAGAATCTACAAACCAAAGAGCAGTCCATCAACCAGCTAGAGGCCCGATACCTAGAGCTGGAGGCCCAGCTGGCTGAGCTTCAGACAGAAAGCAGCGCCAAAGATGACAACATCCAGTACCTCCAAAATGAGAAAATAGTCCTGGAGGTAGCACTGCAGGCAGCCCGGGCTGACAAGAGCCAACTTGATGAAGGAGCTGAGCGCCTGGGAGAGGATGTTTTGGTGGCCTCCGATGTCTTGGATCAGCTCAGACAGGAAGTCCAAGTTAAAGCCAATCAG ATTGAAACTctacaacaagaaaacaactcCCTGAAGAAACAAGCGCAGAAGTTAAAGGATCAGTTCCAGCAACAAAAG GTGATGGTAGAAGCATACCGTCGGGATGCCACCTCTAAAGACCAGTTAATCAGTGAGCTCAAGTCCACCAAAAAGCGCCTGTTGGCAGAGGTGAAGGACCTAAAGCAGGAGCTGCTGGGCATTCAGGGGGAGAAGCAGAAAGCAGAGCTGGAGCAGGCCCGGCTGCAGAAGGAGGTGGTGAGAGTCCAGGAGCAGATGAGTAACATGGAAGCCCATCTGCAAGCCATCCAGAAAGAAAGAGATCAGCTAGATACCCAGATTCAG TCTCTACAGTTTGATCAGAGCCAGCTTGCAGCAGTGACACAAGAGAATGAAGGCTTGAGGAAACAGGTGGAGCAAATGGAAGCAGAAGCCAAAAA GGCCATCTCTGAGCAAAAGGTGCGCATGAAGAGACTAGGAACAGATTTGACTAGTGCTCAGAAGGAGATGAAGGCCAAACACAAGGCCTATGAGAATGCAGTGGGCATCCTGAGCAGGAGGCTCCAAGAGGCTCTCACTGACAAGGAAACAGCCGAGGCAGAGCTGGTCAAACTCAAGGGCCAGGTGTCAGAGGGGGGAGATAGCCAGGCCTTACAG AAGAAGATTGAGGCTctgcaggctgagctgcaggctgtgaCCAACAGTAAGGCTATGTTGgagaaggagctgcaggaagTGATCACTCTCACCTCCACTGAGCTTGAGGAGTACCAGGAGAAGGTTCTGGAACTTGAGGATGAG CTTCAAGAATCACGCTGCTTCAAGAAACGGATCAGAAAATTAGAAGATGCCAACAAAAAGTTAGCACTCGAGCTGGAACATGAAAAAGGGAAACTGGCTGGATTAGCACAGTCCCATAATGCACTGCGGGAGCATGCCAATATTTTAGAGTCTGCCTTAGCAAAGAGGGAGGCTGATCTTGTCCAGCTTAACCTACAG GTTCAAGCTGTTCTGAGGcgtaaagaggaagaggaccaACAAATGAAGCAGATGGTGCAATCTCTACAGCTTGCCCTGGAAAAGGAGAAAACCAAAGTTAAGGACCTAAAAGACCAG GTGGCAGCAGCAAAAGCAGAGGCAGCTCACAACAGAAGGCACTACAGGGCAGCCATGCTGGAGCTGTCAGAGATCAAGAAAGACTTGCAGGCCAAAGAGGACCTGGTCAAAGCTCTGCAGACCGAAGCTCTCAAACTACA GACGCAGGATGAGCAGCATGCTCAAGAGGTTTCCATGTTCCAAGAGGAACTGGCTGAGGCTCACTCTCAGCTCCAGATACTCCGGAAACAACTGGATGAGGAACTATCCAAGCAGCCTCTCACTAACCAAGAG GTTGAGGACTTAAAATGGGAGGTggagcagagacagagggagattgaggctcagaagcagcagctggagatgaTGGAGCAGTGCCACCACAGGGAGCTGGACAACCTACAGACAGCTCTGCAG aacataaaggtggagctGGAGTCGGTGCAGGAGGAGATGAACAGTACTAGGAAGGACAAGTTCATGCTGCAGGCCAAAGTGGGTGAGCTGAGAAACAGCATGAAGACAGTCCTGCTTCAGAACCAGCAACTCAAACAGGACCTCAAACAGAATCGTCTGAGGAAG CGCATGGAGCTAAAGATCGAAGGGAACCCATCCAACCCAGTGACACCAGTTAAGATCCCAGACTGCCCAGTGCCTGCCTCCCTTCTGGATGAACTGCTGAAACCATCAACTTCTGTCAACAAAGAGCCGCTCAATAACCTGCACAATTGTCTACGGCAGCTCAA ggAGGAGATGGATAGCCTCCAAAAGCAGATGGaggaacacacagtgacagtacATGAGTCAATGAGCTCATGGACAAACGCAGAAGAGGGACTGGCTCAGCTGGGGCTCGAAGACAACATCTCCAAATCAGCAGCGCCGCTCAACAGTATGGTGGTGGAAAATAACAATGAAGCAGAACAGCAGCAATCATACTAG
- the golga3 gene encoding golgin subfamily A member 3 isoform X2: MEVDTKHSAATLMEANVYPEDQVLKPREAEEHETQLKQGLENTYHTKADIHNGPVSSDVMPNGNGLVEGSVAAGDTLINGSLPPTAPPQSSSSPINAQNQEPSPANQKPSLEMENEEKIRHEARRRLEEQLKQYRVQRHKERSHRTTTKSRPSSTLDPELMLHPEALPRASTLAMTKEYSFLRTSVPRGPKLGSLGIPPSKERKSKSSRPNKIHSLADYKSPESDGGGGGGGSVMKTADNSMSSLQSTISSVSTLSEVSVMSEGTTCELEAQSVSSLHVGDNVSEFDGSESGARLGNDGNDSDSSSYSNLSTRGTYGLLSAAVERHQGPYTVEGREIAPEAMGQFPSLQEVLQAASDEQQLLELEQEREETAEPRSRRDSFSSSVSLESSVMGHDEMLQVLKEKMRLEGQLESLSSEANQALKEKTELQAQLAATNAQLQAKKEEAQVSQEKQSALTTEVGTLRQNCSQLEKAMVELQGSLENKNASLASISNDLKVAEDQYNRLMGKVEELQNAVTSRDGTVQDLRKQMSGLQSQLQQVQLERSTLQSRLKTSQAEIDSLQQVRQWYQQQLALAQEARVRLQSEMANMQAGQMNQIGVLEHLKLENVTLSHQLTETQHRSIKDKERIAVQLQSIEADMLTQEAAYKQIQDAKTMVEDDLQQKLEEFEEERDRLIKLANTASSLERELEQVKLTLSQKDVQLQSLQKEHLELMRQLTTTQENLQTKEQSINQLEARYLELEAQLAELQTESSAKDDNIQYLQNEKIVLEVALQAARADKSQLDEGAERLGEDVLVASDVLDQLRQEVQVKANQIETLQQENNSLKKQAQKLKDQFQQQKVMVEAYRRDATSKDQLISELKSTKKRLLAEVKDLKQELLGIQGEKQKAELEQARLQKEVVRVQEQMSNMEAHLQAIQKERDQLDTQIQSLQFDQSQLAAVTQENEGLRKQVEQMEAEAKKAISEQKVRMKRLGTDLTSAQKEMKAKHKAYENAVGILSRRLQEALTDKETAEAELVKLKGQVSEGGDSQALQKKIEALQAELQAVTNSKAMLEKELQEVITLTSTELEEYQEKVLELEDELQESRCFKKRIRKLEDANKKLALELEHEKGKLAGLAQSHNALREHANILESALAKREADLVQLNLQVQAVLRRKEEEDQQMKQMVQSLQLALEKEKTKVKDLKDQVAAAKAEAAHNRRHYRAAMLELSEIKKDLQAKEDLVKALQTEALKLQTQDEQHAQEVSMFQEELAEAHSQLQILRKQLDEELSKQPLTNQEVEDLKWEVEQRQREIEAQKQQLEMMEQCHHRELDNLQTALQNIKVELESVQEEMNSTRKDKFMLQAKVGELRNSMKTVLLQNQQLKQDLKQNRLRKRMELKIEGNPSNPVTPVKIPDCPVPASLLDELLKPSTSVNKEPLNNLHNCLRQLKEEMDSLQKQMEEHTVTVHESMSSWTNAEEGLAQLGLEDNISKSAAPLNSMVVENNNEAEQQQSY, translated from the exons ATGGAAGTAGATACAAAACACTCAGCAGCAACTCTAATGGAGGCTAACGTGTATCCAGAAGACCAAGTTCTTAAAcccagagaggcagaggaacaTGAAACCCAACTGAAACAAGGGCTGGAGAACACATACCACACAAAAGCAGATATCCATAATG GTCCTGTCAGTTCAGATGTGATGCCAAATGGAAATGGACTGGTAGAGGGCTCTGTGGCTGCAGGGGACACCCTTATTAATGGGTCCCTGCCTCCGACAGCTCCTCCCCAGAGCAGCAGCTCCCCTATCAACGCGCAGAACCAAGAGCCCTCCCCAG CCAACCAGAAGCCGTCACTGGAGATGGAGAATGAGGAGAAGATTCGCCATGAGGCTCGCCGGCGCCTTGAAGAGCAACTTAAACAGTACAGAGTGCAGAGACATAAGGAGAGG TCTCACCGCACCACCACCAAGAGCAGACCATCCAGTACCCTGGATCCAGAACTCATGCTGCATCCTGAGGCACTACCCCGGGCCAGCACTCTGGCTATGACCAAGGAGTATTCCTTCCTAAGGACCAGTGTTCCACGGGGTCCAAAACTAGGTAGCCTTGGAATTCCACCCTCCAAAGAGAGGAAGTCCAAGTCTTCTCGGCCCAACAAGATCCACTCCTTGGCTGATTACAAGTCTCCTGAGAgtgatggaggtggaggtggtggtggcagTGTCATGAAGACAGCAGATAACTCAATGAGCTCCCTCCAGTCTACCATTAGCTCTGTTTCCACACTGTCTGAGGTCAGTGTGATGTCAGAGGGCACCACCTGTGAGCTAGAGGCACAGTCCGTTTCCTCACTGCACGTTGGGGACAATGTGTCGGAATTTGATGGCAGTGAATCGGGAGCAAGACTTGGGAATGATGGAAACGACAGCGACAGCTCTTCTTACAGCAATTTGTCTACCCGGGGGACATATGGCTTGCTCTCTGCAGCAGTGGAGAGGCACCAGGGACCATACACAGTGGAGGGGAGGGAGATTGCTCCTGAGGCCATGGGTCAGTTTCCATCCCTGCAGGAGGTGCTGCAGGCAGCCAGTGATGAGCAGCAAttgctggagctggagcaggagagagaagagacagcAGAGCCCCGCAGCCGCAGGGACAGTTTCTCcagcag tgtttctTTGGAGAGTTCTGTCATGGGCCATGATGAAATGCTCCAAGTGCTGAAGGAGAAGATGAGACTGGAAGGTCAGCTAGAATCACTGTCATCTGAGGCCAACCAG GCCCTCAAGGAGAAGACAGAGCTTCAGGCCCAGTTGGCTGCAACGAACGCTCAGCTGCAGGCTAAAAAGGAGGAGGCTCAGGTCAGCCAGGAGAAGCAAAGCGCCCTTACTACTGAAGTTGGCACTTTGCGGCAAAACTGCAGCCAGCTAGAGAAGGCCATGGTGGAGCTCCAGGGCAGTTTGGAGAACAAGAATGCCAGTCTGGCTTCTATAAGCAATGATCTAAAGGTTGCTGAAGACCAATACAACAGGCTGATGGGCAAAGTGGAGGAGCTGCAAAATGCTGTAACCTCAAGAGACGGTACAG TTCAGGATTTGCGTAAGCAGATGAGTGGTCTTCAGAGCCAGCTTCAGCAGGTCCAGCTGGAGCGTAGCACTCTGCAGAGCAGACTAAAGACCTCCCAGGCTGAGATTGACTCACTCCAGCAGGTCAGACAGTGGTACCAGCAGCAGCTAGCACTGGCCCAGGAGGCTAGAGTACGACTCCAAAGTGAGATGGCCAACATGCAG GCTGGACAGATGAATCAGATTGGTGTCCTGGAACATCTGAAGTTGGAAAATGTGACACTGTCCCATCAGCTTACTGAAACACAACATCGCTCTATCAAGGATAAAGAGCGCATTGCTGTCCAGCTGCAGAGCATTGAG GCTGATATGCTGACCCAAGAAGCTGCTTACAAGCAGATCCAGGATGCCAAGACCATGGTGGAAGATGACCTGCAGCAGAAGCTGGAAGAATTTGAGGAAGAGCGAGATCGCTTAATAAAACTGGCCAACACAGCCAGCTCTCTGGAAAGGGAACTTGAGCAG GTAAAGCTGACCCTTTCCCAGAAGGATGTCCAGCTGCAGTCACTTCAGAAAGAACATCTGGAGTTGATGCGCCAGCTGACAACCACTCAGGAGAATCTACAAACCAAAGAGCAGTCCATCAACCAGCTAGAGGCCCGATACCTAGAGCTGGAGGCCCAGCTGGCTGAGCTTCAGACAGAAAGCAGCGCCAAAGATGACAACATCCAGTACCTCCAAAATGAGAAAATAGTCCTGGAGGTAGCACTGCAGGCAGCCCGGGCTGACAAGAGCCAACTTGATGAAGGAGCTGAGCGCCTGGGAGAGGATGTTTTGGTGGCCTCCGATGTCTTGGATCAGCTCAGACAGGAAGTCCAAGTTAAAGCCAATCAG ATTGAAACTctacaacaagaaaacaactcCCTGAAGAAACAAGCGCAGAAGTTAAAGGATCAGTTCCAGCAACAAAAG GTGATGGTAGAAGCATACCGTCGGGATGCCACCTCTAAAGACCAGTTAATCAGTGAGCTCAAGTCCACCAAAAAGCGCCTGTTGGCAGAGGTGAAGGACCTAAAGCAGGAGCTGCTGGGCATTCAGGGGGAGAAGCAGAAAGCAGAGCTGGAGCAGGCCCGGCTGCAGAAGGAGGTGGTGAGAGTCCAGGAGCAGATGAGTAACATGGAAGCCCATCTGCAAGCCATCCAGAAAGAAAGAGATCAGCTAGATACCCAGATTCAG TCTCTACAGTTTGATCAGAGCCAGCTTGCAGCAGTGACACAAGAGAATGAAGGCTTGAGGAAACAGGTGGAGCAAATGGAAGCAGAAGCCAAAAA GGCCATCTCTGAGCAAAAGGTGCGCATGAAGAGACTAGGAACAGATTTGACTAGTGCTCAGAAGGAGATGAAGGCCAAACACAAGGCCTATGAGAATGCAGTGGGCATCCTGAGCAGGAGGCTCCAAGAGGCTCTCACTGACAAGGAAACAGCCGAGGCAGAGCTGGTCAAACTCAAGGGCCAGGTGTCAGAGGGGGGAGATAGCCAGGCCTTACAG AAGAAGATTGAGGCTctgcaggctgagctgcaggctgtgaCCAACAGTAAGGCTATGTTGgagaaggagctgcaggaagTGATCACTCTCACCTCCACTGAGCTTGAGGAGTACCAGGAGAAGGTTCTGGAACTTGAGGATGAG CTTCAAGAATCACGCTGCTTCAAGAAACGGATCAGAAAATTAGAAGATGCCAACAAAAAGTTAGCACTCGAGCTGGAACATGAAAAAGGGAAACTGGCTGGATTAGCACAGTCCCATAATGCACTGCGGGAGCATGCCAATATTTTAGAGTCTGCCTTAGCAAAGAGGGAGGCTGATCTTGTCCAGCTTAACCTACAG GTTCAAGCTGTTCTGAGGcgtaaagaggaagaggaccaACAAATGAAGCAGATGGTGCAATCTCTACAGCTTGCCCTGGAAAAGGAGAAAACCAAAGTTAAGGACCTAAAAGACCAG GTGGCAGCAGCAAAAGCAGAGGCAGCTCACAACAGAAGGCACTACAGGGCAGCCATGCTGGAGCTGTCAGAGATCAAGAAAGACTTGCAGGCCAAAGAGGACCTGGTCAAAGCTCTGCAGACCGAAGCTCTCAAACTACA GACGCAGGATGAGCAGCATGCTCAAGAGGTTTCCATGTTCCAAGAGGAACTGGCTGAGGCTCACTCTCAGCTCCAGATACTCCGGAAACAACTGGATGAGGAACTATCCAAGCAGCCTCTCACTAACCAAGAG GTTGAGGACTTAAAATGGGAGGTggagcagagacagagggagattgaggctcagaagcagcagctggagatgaTGGAGCAGTGCCACCACAGGGAGCTGGACAACCTACAGACAGCTCTGCAG aacataaaggtggagctGGAGTCGGTGCAGGAGGAGATGAACAGTACTAGGAAGGACAAGTTCATGCTGCAGGCCAAAGTGGGTGAGCTGAGAAACAGCATGAAGACAGTCCTGCTTCAGAACCAGCAACTCAAACAGGACCTCAAACAGAATCGTCTGAGGAAG CGCATGGAGCTAAAGATCGAAGGGAACCCATCCAACCCAGTGACACCAGTTAAGATCCCAGACTGCCCAGTGCCTGCCTCCCTTCTGGATGAACTGCTGAAACCATCAACTTCTGTCAACAAAGAGCCGCTCAATAACCTGCACAATTGTCTACGGCAGCTCAA ggAGGAGATGGATAGCCTCCAAAAGCAGATGGaggaacacacagtgacagtacATGAGTCAATGAGCTCATGGACAAACGCAGAAGAGGGACTGGCTCAGCTGGGGCTCGAAGACAACATCTCCAAATCAGCAGCGCCGCTCAACAGTATGGTGGTGGAAAATAACAATGAAGCAGAACAGCAGCAATCATACTAG